From Streptomyces sp. HUAS MG91, the proteins below share one genomic window:
- a CDS encoding helix-turn-helix domain-containing protein → MTSDQGFLADCRARLAFDLLANTWNAVVLWALRHGPCRPGELRERIGGISAKVLTETLRRLEFNGLVTRHAYEETPPRVEYRLTDLGRTLLAPIDAFGAWAFEHGDKVLAAQEEREPGPS, encoded by the coding sequence GTGACCTCCGACCAGGGATTCCTCGCCGACTGCCGGGCCCGGCTCGCCTTCGACCTGCTCGCGAACACCTGGAACGCGGTGGTCCTGTGGGCGCTGCGCCACGGCCCCTGCCGCCCCGGCGAGTTGCGGGAGCGGATCGGCGGCATCAGCGCGAAGGTCCTGACCGAGACCCTGCGCCGCCTGGAGTTCAACGGACTCGTGACGCGCCACGCGTACGAGGAGACGCCGCCCCGGGTCGAGTACCGGCTGACCGACCTGGGCCGGACGCTGCTCGCCCCGATCGACGCCTTCGGCGCCTGGGCCTTCGAACACGGCGACAAGGTGCTGGCCGCGCAGGAGGAACGAGAGCCCGGGCCCTCCTAG
- a CDS encoding DUF1990 domain-containing protein, with product MNLTYEEVGATLTDGELPSGYHHMDRRVRLGSGSDCFERAGAAVLSWAAHRGAGFTVTPGGPAREGVDVIVSAPFLRIPCRVVRVVRSAERVGFAYGTLRGHPECGGEAFLVERDAEGGVWFRVRAFSRPGRWVVRVGGPVARAVQLWVTRRYLRAVVGACADSP from the coding sequence GTGAACCTCACCTACGAGGAGGTCGGTGCGACCCTGACGGACGGTGAACTGCCGTCGGGGTACCACCACATGGACCGCCGCGTCCGTCTCGGCTCGGGCAGTGACTGCTTCGAGCGGGCGGGCGCGGCGGTTCTGTCGTGGGCCGCGCACCGGGGCGCCGGGTTCACCGTGACACCGGGCGGGCCCGCCCGGGAGGGCGTCGACGTGATCGTCTCGGCGCCGTTCCTCCGGATTCCCTGCCGCGTGGTGCGCGTGGTGCGCTCCGCGGAGCGGGTCGGGTTCGCGTACGGGACGCTGCGCGGGCATCCGGAGTGCGGGGGGGAGGCGTTTCTCGTCGAGCGGGACGCCGAGGGGGGCGTGTGGTTCCGGGTACGGGCGTTCTCGCGGCCCGGGCGGTGGGTCGTGCGGGTAGGTGGGCCGGTGGCCCGGGCGGTGCAGTTGTGGGTGACCCGGCGGTATCTGCGGGCGGTTGTGGGGGCGTGCGCGGATTCGCCGTAG
- a CDS encoding phosphatase PAP2 family protein, giving the protein MLWTAAGVATAGFLIALEFAARRYGQPGPLTVEAQELIFAPHSGPLLYAGLALTMVVLSWRERMIAAATAVAVDVVFLLVRLAVGADLNFGNGALWVVLGLAVVAVTRRTGTDRALLLKGCGLGMLLVFGHKTGDTWLLITAKEHPQVLDPYVALADHALGNPSWVAGRILEAIGPVGSHVLNIVYGQLPLAAALVGLYQLRNVATERRFPAHHLVRTFLVIGLIGPAIYMIFPVVGPVYAYGAEGGAWAVSHVWPDVLPAIGTPHPVLFDEITPRNCMPSLHTAWATSLFIHTRKGSRWMRYAGAFWLVATLSATLAFGYHYGVDLVAGVVFALTIEAAMRAFARGWDLSAIRMVSYGTVVFAALLTAYRYLPRELASHPWLFGPLLLLAMASVIVYFIRTTRSWDPKPTLPRQREPRTPEPQPKPEPEPEPA; this is encoded by the coding sequence ATCCTGTGGACCGCGGCCGGGGTGGCGACCGCCGGGTTCCTCATCGCGCTGGAGTTCGCGGCACGCCGCTACGGGCAGCCGGGTCCGCTGACCGTCGAGGCGCAGGAGCTGATCTTCGCCCCGCACTCCGGACCGCTGCTGTACGCCGGTCTGGCGCTGACGATGGTGGTCCTCAGCTGGCGTGAGCGGATGATCGCGGCGGCCACCGCGGTCGCCGTCGACGTGGTGTTCCTGCTCGTGCGCCTGGCCGTCGGCGCCGACCTGAACTTCGGCAACGGCGCGCTGTGGGTGGTCCTCGGCCTGGCGGTCGTCGCGGTCACGCGCCGCACCGGCACGGACCGGGCCCTGCTGCTCAAGGGCTGCGGCCTCGGCATGCTCCTGGTGTTCGGCCACAAGACGGGCGACACCTGGCTGCTCATCACCGCGAAGGAGCACCCGCAGGTCCTCGACCCGTACGTGGCCCTCGCCGACCACGCGCTCGGCAACCCGTCGTGGGTCGCGGGCCGGATCCTGGAGGCGATCGGCCCGGTCGGCAGCCATGTCCTGAACATCGTCTACGGCCAACTTCCGCTCGCCGCCGCACTCGTCGGCCTCTACCAGCTGCGCAACGTGGCGACGGAGCGGCGCTTCCCGGCCCACCACCTGGTGCGGACGTTCCTGGTCATCGGCCTCATCGGCCCCGCGATCTACATGATCTTCCCGGTCGTCGGCCCGGTCTACGCGTACGGCGCCGAGGGCGGGGCCTGGGCCGTCTCCCACGTGTGGCCCGACGTGCTGCCGGCGATCGGCACCCCGCATCCGGTGCTCTTCGACGAGATCACCCCGCGCAACTGCATGCCCAGCCTGCACACGGCCTGGGCCACCTCGCTGTTCATCCACACCCGCAAGGGCTCGCGCTGGATGCGGTACGCGGGCGCGTTCTGGCTGGTGGCGACGCTCAGCGCGACCCTCGCCTTCGGCTACCACTACGGCGTGGACCTCGTCGCCGGCGTGGTGTTCGCGCTGACGATCGAGGCGGCGATGCGCGCCTTCGCCCGCGGCTGGGACCTGTCGGCGATCCGCATGGTCTCGTACGGCACGGTCGTCTTCGCCGCGCTGCTGACTGCGTACCGCTACCTGCCGCGCGAACTGGCCTCCCACCCCTGGCTGTTCGGCCCGCTGCTGCTGCTCGCCATGGCCTCGGTGATCGTGTACTTCATCCGCACCACCCGGTCCTGGGACCCGAAACCGACACTGCCACGCCAGCGCGAACCCCGGACACCGGAGCCACAACCGAAACCGGAACCGGAACCGGAACCGGCCTGA
- a CDS encoding class I SAM-dependent methyltransferase codes for MQDSVVDPVAHNRAAWDKYVQEGNEWSRPVSSEEVERAREGDWSIVLIGHEPVDRSWLPADLTGKDVLCLASGGGQQGPILAAAGARVTVFDNSPRQLGQDQMVAARDGLGLRTVLGDMRDLGAFGDAAFDVVFHPVSNLFVPDLAAVWRECFRVLRPGGTLLAGFLNPDVYLFDHEALDDRGELIVVHKLPYSDVTQYSAEERAAKFGADAALEYSHTLTDQIGGQLAAGFAVTGFTEAPHQSNASAAYMSNYFATRAVKPG; via the coding sequence GTGCAGGACAGTGTTGTCGACCCGGTGGCCCACAATCGGGCCGCCTGGGACAAGTACGTCCAGGAGGGCAACGAGTGGTCGAGGCCGGTGAGTTCTGAGGAGGTCGAGCGCGCCCGGGAGGGCGACTGGTCGATCGTTCTCATCGGGCACGAGCCGGTCGACCGCTCCTGGCTGCCGGCGGATCTGACCGGCAAGGACGTGTTGTGTCTGGCCTCCGGCGGTGGCCAGCAGGGTCCGATCCTCGCCGCCGCGGGGGCGCGGGTCACCGTGTTCGACAACTCACCCCGCCAGCTCGGCCAGGACCAGATGGTGGCAGCGCGCGACGGACTCGGACTGCGCACCGTCCTGGGCGACATGCGCGACCTCGGCGCCTTCGGCGACGCGGCGTTCGACGTCGTCTTCCACCCGGTCTCCAACCTGTTCGTACCGGACCTGGCAGCGGTGTGGCGCGAGTGCTTCCGCGTCCTGCGACCGGGCGGGACCCTGCTCGCGGGCTTCCTCAATCCCGATGTGTACTTGTTCGACCACGAGGCGCTCGACGACCGCGGCGAGCTGATCGTCGTGCACAAGCTGCCCTACAGCGATGTCACGCAGTACTCCGCCGAGGAACGCGCCGCGAAGTTCGGCGCGGACGCCGCTCTCGAGTACAGCCACACCCTCACCGACCAGATCGGCGGGCAACTCGCCGCGGGGTTCGCCGTCACGGGCTTCACGGAAGCGCCGCACCAGTCCAACGCTTCCGCGGCCTACATGTCGAACTACTTCGCGACGCGGGCGGTCAAGCCGGGCTGA
- a CDS encoding NAD(P)-binding domain-containing protein — protein sequence MRISTLGTGNMAHALAAHWVRAGHEVTVGGRDEEKAARLAARIGAAGHGSLARAAGAGDVVLVALPYGVGERVVAALREPLAGKVLLDCCNPVGEGFRLLTEGGPAAARRIAAAAPGARVVKAFNLCHEDVWRLTPPVFDGRPLAVPLCADDDRALDLVRELVRDAGCVPLSAGGLDRAGLLEATAALVIRLWVGEGADAQAMLPPLAASGGAA from the coding sequence ATGCGGATTTCGACCCTGGGAACGGGAAACATGGCGCACGCCCTGGCGGCGCACTGGGTGCGGGCGGGCCACGAGGTCACCGTCGGCGGACGGGACGAGGAGAAGGCGGCACGGCTCGCCGCGCGGATCGGGGCGGCGGGCCACGGCAGTCTGGCGCGGGCCGCGGGGGCCGGGGACGTGGTGCTCGTCGCGCTGCCGTACGGGGTGGGCGAGCGGGTGGTCGCCGCTCTCCGCGAACCCCTCGCCGGGAAGGTGCTGCTCGACTGCTGCAATCCCGTCGGCGAGGGCTTCCGGCTGCTCACCGAGGGCGGCCCGGCCGCCGCGCGGCGGATCGCCGCCGCGGCCCCCGGCGCCCGGGTCGTCAAGGCGTTCAACCTCTGCCACGAGGACGTCTGGCGCCTGACCCCGCCGGTCTTCGACGGCCGCCCGCTCGCGGTCCCGCTCTGCGCCGACGACGACCGGGCCCTTGACCTCGTACGGGAGTTGGTGCGGGACGCCGGGTGCGTGCCGCTGTCCGCGGGCGGCCTCGACCGGGCGGGACTGCTGGAGGCGACGGCCGCGCTCGTCATCCGGCTGTGGGTGGGGGAGGGGGCCGACGCACAGGCGATGCTGCCGCCTCTGGCCGCGTCAGGCGGCGCCGCGTAG
- a CDS encoding serine hydrolase domain-containing protein produces MKRRAFLGLSAALAAAPALAGPAAAASPRARLDAEALRQAVSGLPDDDATAALVRVGGTAGTWHGSGGVHDLASGRAADPYARFRAGSTTKVVTAATVLRLAAARRVDLDAPVQRYLPRLFRGTDFHRPVSVRQLLNHTSGIQSADGWGDEFADQYPHRFDVVAPAEVAVSALAKGPAFRPGTRQDYLNINYTLLGLLVEQLTGQSYADVATRLVLRPAGMRDTYFPGADRTIHGPHNRGYQLVDGAFVDVTEWVQADRFAAGDMISTTADLERLLVALFRGRIVPARQLAEMFTVPARIRGATLTAGLERMELGGRVYWGKTGARYGYNAALIASDNLSRTLVYAVNATDAKGERTNAVAARIVMAAARTV; encoded by the coding sequence TTGAAGCGTCGCGCTTTTCTCGGACTGTCCGCCGCCCTCGCCGCCGCCCCGGCCCTCGCGGGCCCGGCGGCGGCCGCCTCCCCGCGTGCCCGGCTCGACGCGGAGGCGCTGCGGCAGGCCGTCTCCGGGCTGCCGGACGACGACGCCACCGCCGCACTCGTCCGGGTCGGCGGCACCGCCGGGACCTGGCACGGCTCGGGCGGCGTGCACGATCTCGCCTCCGGGCGGGCCGCCGATCCGTACGCCCGCTTCCGCGCCGGTTCGACGACGAAGGTGGTCACCGCCGCCACCGTGCTGCGGCTCGCCGCCGCGCGCCGGGTCGACCTGGACGCCCCGGTACAGCGGTACCTGCCCCGCCTCTTCCGCGGCACGGATTTCCACCGGCCCGTCTCCGTACGGCAGTTGCTGAACCACACCAGCGGTATACAGTCCGCCGACGGCTGGGGCGACGAGTTCGCCGACCAGTACCCGCACCGCTTCGACGTGGTCGCGCCCGCCGAGGTGGCCGTGTCGGCGCTCGCCAAGGGCCCGGCGTTCAGGCCGGGTACCCGGCAGGACTACCTGAACATCAACTACACCCTCCTCGGCCTGCTGGTCGAACAGCTCACCGGGCAGTCGTACGCGGACGTGGCCACGCGGCTCGTGCTGCGCCCGGCCGGGATGCGGGACACGTACTTCCCGGGCGCCGACCGCACGATCCACGGGCCGCACAACCGCGGCTACCAACTGGTGGACGGCGCGTTCGTGGACGTGACGGAGTGGGTGCAGGCCGACCGGTTCGCGGCGGGCGACATGATCTCCACCACCGCCGATCTGGAACGGCTGCTCGTCGCCCTCTTCCGGGGGCGGATCGTGCCCGCACGACAGCTGGCGGAGATGTTCACCGTGCCGGCCCGGATCCGCGGCGCGACGCTGACCGCGGGCCTGGAGCGGATGGAGCTCGGCGGCCGGGTCTACTGGGGCAAGACCGGCGCCCGGTACGGCTACAACGCGGCGCTCATCGCCTCCGACAACCTGTCCCGCACCCTCGTCTATGCGGTCAACGCCACCGACGCGAAGGGTGAGAGGACGAACGCCGTCGCCGCGCGCATCGTCATGGCCGCCGCGCGGACCGTGTGA
- a CDS encoding spermidine/putrescine ABC transporter substrate-binding protein, translated as MRANVISPRVTRRSLLRALGGGATAAAVGALATGCGVPAAYVAPGDRGAHDQSADDKRLTWANWPLYIDVDDDDTSKRPTLDAFEKQSGIQVKYTEEINDNDEFFGKISPSLMNHQRTGRDLIVISDWMCARFVRLGWVQEMDRARQPHVTKYLDPLLRSPAFDPGRKYTVPWQSGITGIAYNKRRLGREIKHVSDLWADDLKGRVTLLSGLDESFALLMQGNGVDITKWTAADFDKICDQVEKLVKSKHIRRFTGNDYIKDLSSGDVLACQAYSGDIIQLQADDPDIEFVVPEEGAELWAESLMIPNLADHKANAEQLIDYYYQPEVAAELAAWVNYVCPVPAARDILADAKDKETAALAEDPLIFPDDKMRSRLAIARDITSKERTEFAKRWNAIAGL; from the coding sequence GTGCGAGCAAACGTGATCAGCCCCCGAGTCACCCGTCGATCCCTGCTGCGCGCCCTCGGCGGCGGTGCCACGGCCGCGGCGGTCGGTGCCCTCGCCACCGGGTGCGGGGTGCCGGCCGCCTATGTGGCGCCGGGGGACCGCGGTGCCCACGATCAGTCCGCCGACGACAAGCGGCTCACCTGGGCGAACTGGCCGCTGTACATCGACGTGGACGACGACGACACCTCGAAGCGGCCGACCCTGGACGCGTTCGAGAAGCAGAGCGGCATCCAGGTCAAGTACACCGAGGAGATCAACGACAACGACGAGTTCTTCGGCAAGATCAGTCCGTCGCTGATGAACCACCAGCGGACCGGCCGGGACCTCATCGTCATCTCCGACTGGATGTGCGCACGCTTCGTCCGGCTCGGCTGGGTCCAGGAGATGGACCGCGCCCGCCAGCCCCACGTCACCAAGTACCTGGACCCGCTGCTGCGTTCCCCTGCCTTCGACCCGGGCCGCAAGTACACCGTGCCGTGGCAGTCCGGCATCACCGGCATCGCGTACAACAAGCGCCGCCTCGGGCGCGAGATCAAGCACGTCTCCGACCTGTGGGCCGACGATCTGAAGGGCCGGGTCACCCTGCTGTCCGGCCTCGACGAGTCCTTCGCGCTGCTCATGCAGGGCAACGGCGTCGACATCACCAAGTGGACCGCCGCCGACTTCGACAAGATCTGCGACCAGGTCGAGAAGCTGGTGAAGTCCAAGCACATCCGCCGCTTCACCGGCAACGACTACATCAAGGACCTCTCCAGCGGCGACGTCCTCGCCTGCCAGGCCTACAGCGGCGACATCATCCAGCTCCAGGCCGACGACCCGGACATCGAGTTCGTCGTGCCCGAGGAGGGCGCCGAGCTCTGGGCCGAGTCCCTGATGATCCCCAACCTCGCCGACCACAAGGCCAACGCCGAGCAGCTCATCGACTACTACTACCAGCCCGAGGTCGCCGCCGAGCTGGCCGCGTGGGTCAACTACGTGTGCCCGGTCCCGGCCGCCCGCGACATCCTCGCCGACGCCAAGGACAAGGAGACGGCGGCCCTGGCCGAGGACCCGCTGATCTTCCCGGACGACAAGATGCGCTCGCGGCTCGCGATCGCCCGGGACATCACGTCGAAGGAACGTACGGAGTTCGCGAAGCGGTGGAACGCGATCGCGGGGTTGTAG